A window from Bufo bufo chromosome 1, aBufBuf1.1, whole genome shotgun sequence encodes these proteins:
- the ACHE gene encoding acetylcholinesterase isoform X1, with protein MQFLSLTLFGFCTLSLLLSHVLGQSDSELLVTTRSGKVRGTRIDVLSSHVTGFLGIPFAEPPLGKLRFRRTEPKKPWSDVWDATSYPNACYQYFDTLYPGFSGMEMWNPNRPMSEDCLYINIWVPYPRPKNATVMVWIYGGGFYSGSSSLDVYDGRYLCHTENVIVVSMNYRVGAFGFLTLTPGSADAPGNVGLFDQRLALQWIQDNIAFFGGDARTVTIFGESAGGASVGMHVLSPGSHHLFSKGILQSGSPNTPWATVTPQEARRRTELLGKLVDCKQGNDTELLNCLRTKTPQTLIDNEFSVLPAPSVFRFAFVPVADGDFFPEAPETLINMGRFKPCPLIVGVNQNEGSYFLLYGAPGFSKNNESLITREEFLGGVRMSVPHANDIALEAVVMQYTDWADEHAPVKNRDAMDQIVGDHNVVCPVTYFGAKVSEFGNRVYAYYFDQRASNLAWPEWMGVPHGYEIEFVFGLPLDPKLKYTKQEADFTRRMMRYWANFARTGDPNDDSNSRQTKWPVYTSTEQRYLTLNQKPAQNLQGIRIQMCTFWNRFLPKLLNITDNIDEAERQWKVEFHRWSAYMMRWKNQFDHYSKQERCSEL; from the exons ATGCAGTTCTTGTCACTTACGCTGTTTGGTTTCTGCACCCTCTCTCTCCTCTTGTCTCATGTGCTCGGTCAAAGTGATTCGGAACTCCTGGTCACCACCCGTTCGGGTAAAGTGAGAGGTACCAGGATAGATGTCCTCTCCAGCCATGTCACCGGATTTCTAGGAATTCCATTTGCAGAACCACCACTTGGCAAGTTGAGATTTAGACGGACAGAACCAAAAAAGCCATGGAGTGATGTTTGGGATGCCACCAGCTATCCTAATGCATGTTACCAATACTTTGACACCTTGTATCCTGGTTTCTCAGGGATGGAAATGTGGAATCCTAATAGGCCCATGAGTGAGGACTGTTTGTATATTAATATCTGGGTTCCTTACCCGCGCCCTAAAAATGCAACTGTTATGGTCTGGATCTATGGTGGTGGCTTCTACAGTGGATCCTCTTCCCTTGATGTTTATGATGGTCGTTATCTATGTCACACAGAAAATGTCATAGTAGTTAGCATGAATTATCGTGTGGGAGCATTTGGTTTTCTGACACTGACACCAGGAAGTGCAGATGCTCCAGGCAATGTGGGCTTATTTGACCAACGCTTGGCACTTCAGTGGATCCAAGATAACATAGCATTTTTTGGTGGTGATGCTAGGACAGTCACTATCTTTGGAGAGAGTGCTGGGGGTGCCTCTGTTGGCATGCATGTACTCTCTCCAGGTAGCCATCATTTATTCTCTAAAGGTATACTGCAGAGTGGCTCACCAAACACACCATGGGCAACTGTTACACCCCAAGAGGCTCGGCGCCGGACTGAGCTGTTAGGGAAGCTGGTAGACTGTAAGCAGGGTAATGATACAGAACTTCTGAATTGTCTCCGGACAAAAACACCACAGACTCTCATTGACAATGAGTTTTCTGTCCTTCCAGCTCCGAGTGTCTTTCGCTTTGCTTTTGTTCCAGTGGCGGATGGAGACTTTTTCCCAGAAGCCCCTGAAACTTTAATAAACATGGGCCGGTTTAAGCCATGCCCACTGATTGTAGGTGTCAACCAGAATGAGGGTTCCTACTTCCTACTGTATGGAGCACCTGGCTTCAGCAAGAACAATGAGAGCTTGATCACTCGGGAGGAGTTCCTTGGCGGGGTGAGGATGAGTGTCCCTCATGCCAATGACATTGCTCTTGAAGCCGTCGTGATGCAATATACAGACTGGGCAGATGAACATGCTCCAGTTAAAAACAGGGACGCTATGGACCAGATAGTGGGAGACCACAATGTAGTTTGCCCCGTAACTTACTTTGGTGCAAAGGTGTCAGAGTTTGGGAACAGAGTATATGCATATTACTTCGACCAAAGAGCATCCAACCTTGCATGGCCGGAATGGATGGGTGTTCCACACGGCTACGAGATTGAGTTTGTATTTGGTCTTcccctggatccaaaactaaaatACACCAAACAAGAGGCCGACTTTACTCGGCGGATGATGCGATACTGGGCCAACTTCGCACGGACTGG GGACCCTAATGATGATAGTAACTCCCGCCAAACAAAATGGCCTGTGTACACTTCAACAGAACAAAGGTACTTAACACTGAACCAAAAGCCTGCCCAGAACCTGCAGGGAATAAGAATCCAAATGTGTACCTTCTGGAACCGCTTCCTGCCCAAGCTCCTCAACATCACAG
- the ACHE gene encoding acetylcholinesterase isoform X2 codes for MQFLSLTLFGFCTLSLLLSHVLGQSDSELLVTTRSGKVRGTRIDVLSSHVTGFLGIPFAEPPLGKLRFRRTEPKKPWSDVWDATSYPNACYQYFDTLYPGFSGMEMWNPNRPMSEDCLYINIWVPYPRPKNATVMVWIYGGGFYSGSSSLDVYDGRYLCHTENVIVVSMNYRVGAFGFLTLTPGSADAPGNVGLFDQRLALQWIQDNIAFFGGDARTVTIFGESAGGASVGMHVLSPGSHHLFSKGILQSGSPNTPWATVTPQEARRRTELLGKLVDCKQGNDTELLNCLRTKTPQTLIDNEFSVLPAPSVFRFAFVPVADGDFFPEAPETLINMGRFKPCPLIVGVNQNEGSYFLLYGAPGFSKNNESLITREEFLGGVRMSVPHANDIALEAVVMQYTDWADEHAPVKNRDAMDQIVGDHNVVCPVTYFGAKVSEFGNRVYAYYFDQRASNLAWPEWMGVPHGYEIEFVFGLPLDPKLKYTKQEADFTRRMMRYWANFARTGDPNDDSNSRQTKWPVYTSTEQRYLTLNQKPAQNLQGIRIQMCTFWNRFLPKLLNITATRWPCSNCSRNSPYLLLLTLCLLTVQH; via the exons ATGCAGTTCTTGTCACTTACGCTGTTTGGTTTCTGCACCCTCTCTCTCCTCTTGTCTCATGTGCTCGGTCAAAGTGATTCGGAACTCCTGGTCACCACCCGTTCGGGTAAAGTGAGAGGTACCAGGATAGATGTCCTCTCCAGCCATGTCACCGGATTTCTAGGAATTCCATTTGCAGAACCACCACTTGGCAAGTTGAGATTTAGACGGACAGAACCAAAAAAGCCATGGAGTGATGTTTGGGATGCCACCAGCTATCCTAATGCATGTTACCAATACTTTGACACCTTGTATCCTGGTTTCTCAGGGATGGAAATGTGGAATCCTAATAGGCCCATGAGTGAGGACTGTTTGTATATTAATATCTGGGTTCCTTACCCGCGCCCTAAAAATGCAACTGTTATGGTCTGGATCTATGGTGGTGGCTTCTACAGTGGATCCTCTTCCCTTGATGTTTATGATGGTCGTTATCTATGTCACACAGAAAATGTCATAGTAGTTAGCATGAATTATCGTGTGGGAGCATTTGGTTTTCTGACACTGACACCAGGAAGTGCAGATGCTCCAGGCAATGTGGGCTTATTTGACCAACGCTTGGCACTTCAGTGGATCCAAGATAACATAGCATTTTTTGGTGGTGATGCTAGGACAGTCACTATCTTTGGAGAGAGTGCTGGGGGTGCCTCTGTTGGCATGCATGTACTCTCTCCAGGTAGCCATCATTTATTCTCTAAAGGTATACTGCAGAGTGGCTCACCAAACACACCATGGGCAACTGTTACACCCCAAGAGGCTCGGCGCCGGACTGAGCTGTTAGGGAAGCTGGTAGACTGTAAGCAGGGTAATGATACAGAACTTCTGAATTGTCTCCGGACAAAAACACCACAGACTCTCATTGACAATGAGTTTTCTGTCCTTCCAGCTCCGAGTGTCTTTCGCTTTGCTTTTGTTCCAGTGGCGGATGGAGACTTTTTCCCAGAAGCCCCTGAAACTTTAATAAACATGGGCCGGTTTAAGCCATGCCCACTGATTGTAGGTGTCAACCAGAATGAGGGTTCCTACTTCCTACTGTATGGAGCACCTGGCTTCAGCAAGAACAATGAGAGCTTGATCACTCGGGAGGAGTTCCTTGGCGGGGTGAGGATGAGTGTCCCTCATGCCAATGACATTGCTCTTGAAGCCGTCGTGATGCAATATACAGACTGGGCAGATGAACATGCTCCAGTTAAAAACAGGGACGCTATGGACCAGATAGTGGGAGACCACAATGTAGTTTGCCCCGTAACTTACTTTGGTGCAAAGGTGTCAGAGTTTGGGAACAGAGTATATGCATATTACTTCGACCAAAGAGCATCCAACCTTGCATGGCCGGAATGGATGGGTGTTCCACACGGCTACGAGATTGAGTTTGTATTTGGTCTTcccctggatccaaaactaaaatACACCAAACAAGAGGCCGACTTTACTCGGCGGATGATGCGATACTGGGCCAACTTCGCACGGACTGG GGACCCTAATGATGATAGTAACTCCCGCCAAACAAAATGGCCTGTGTACACTTCAACAGAACAAAGGTACTTAACACTGAACCAAAAGCCTGCCCAGAACCTGCAGGGAATAAGAATCCAAATGTGTACCTTCTGGAACCGCTTCCTGCCCAAGCTCCTCAACATCACAG CGACCAGATGGCCCTGCTCGAACTGCTCCCGAAACAGCCcctacctgctgctgctcactCTCTGTCTGCTTACAGTGCAGCATTAA